The Mycobacterium riyadhense sequence GTCGGACGACGAGATCGTCGGGCTGAACATCCCCACCGGCATTCCATTGCGTTATGACCTGGATGCTCAGTTGCGGCCGGTGGTAGGTGGGGGCAGCTATCTCGACCCTGAGGCAGCGGCCGCCGGTGCCGCCGCGGTGGCCAGTCAGGGAGCCGGCAAAGCGTGATTCGTGGCGCCGATAGAGCGGTTGGCTAAACATCACGTGAACAGCAGTCGAATACCTGTAGCGAAGTATGTGACTTGTCCGAATTTGGCCTCGCTCAGCTAGGGCGGCGTTCACCCGATTTGTAGGATTTTGCTTGTGACTGTGTTCTCGGCACTGTTGCTGGCCGCGGTCCTGTCCGCGGCGGCACTGGCCGTAGGCGTCGCGGCTGGAACCAGGCTGTCGTCGCGGATTGTTCAACGCCGGCAACGAGTGGCCACCGAGTCGACGGGAATCACCGTCGCACAGATGCTGCAACGAATCGTCGCGCTGATGCCGGTGGGCGTGGCGGTTGTGGATAGCCATCGCGACGTCGTTTATCTCAACGATCGCGCCAGGGAGTTAGGCCTGGTGCGCGACCGTCAGCTCGACGACCAGGCTTGGCAGGCCGCAAAGCAGGCGCTGAGCGGCGACGAGGTTGAGTTCGATCTGCCACCAGGCAAGCGTCCCTCTGGGCGATCCGGGCTGGCGGTGCATGGGCAAGCCCGATTGCTTAGTGAGGAGGACCGCCGATTCGCGGTGGTCTTCGCCAATGACCACTCTGACTATGCCCGCATGGAGGCGACGCGGCGTGACTTTGTGGCCAACGTCAGCCACGAGCTCAAGACCCCGGTTGGTGCGATGGCCCTGCTCGCCGAGGCGCTGCTGGCATCGGCGGATGACTCCGACACCGTTCGCCGGTTCGCCGAAAAAGTGCTCATTGAGGCCAATCGACTGGGCGACATGGTTGCCGAGCTGATCGAGCTGTCCCGACTGCAGGGCGCCGAACGGTTGTCCAACGTGACCGATGTTGACGTCGATACCATTGTGTCCGAAGCGATTTCGCGTCACAAGGTGGCCGCCGACAACGCCCGCATCGATGTTCGTACCGACGCGCCGAGCGGGTTGCGGGTGCTGGGCGACCAAACATTGCTGGTGACGGCGCTGGCCAACCTGGTGTCCAATGCGATCGCATATTCGCCCCCAGGGTCGCCGGTGTCGATCAGCCGCCGCAGGAGAGGCGACAACATCGAGATCGCCGTCACCGACCGGGGCATCGGCATCGCTCTCGAAGACCAGGAGCGGGTCTTCGAGCGGTTCTTCCGCGGAGACAAGGCCCGGTCGCGGGCGACCGGCGGCAGCGGACTGGGGCTGGCCATCGTCAAACACGTCGCCGCCAACCACAACGGCACCATCGGCGTGTGGAGCAAGCCGGGAACCGGATCGACATTCACGTTGTCCATCCCGGCATCAAGCGCGGCCACGGCGCCGGACCACGTGGAGCCCGAGGGCGACGACGAACAACCCGAACAATCGCAACGGCGCGACGTGCGGCCCAACCGGTCACAACGAGAGGAAGAGCTAAGTCGATGACCCGCGCTAATGAGGAGGAGTGGGGCTGATGACCCGCGCTAACGACGATGCAGAGCGAAGCGATGAGGAGGCGTTGCGCAGATGACGAGTGTGCTGATCGTAGAGGACGAGGAGTCGTTGGCCGATCCGTTGGCGTTTCTGCTGCGCAAGGAGGGCTTTGAGGCCACGGTGGTGACCGATGGTCCCGCGGCGCTCGCCGAGTTCGACCGGGCTGGCGCCGACATCGTGTTGCTCGACTTGATGCTGCCAGGGATGTCGGGAACTGATGTGTGCAAGCAGCTGCGTGCCCGTTGCAGCGTGCCGGTGATCATGGTGACCGCTCGGGACAGCGAGATTGACAAGGTGGTCGGCCTGGAACTCGGTGCCGACGATTACGTGACCAAGCCCTATTCGGCACGCGAGTTGATCGCACGGATCCGGGCGGTGCTGCGCCGTGGTGGCGACGACGACTCCGAAATCGGCGATGGCGTCCTGGAATCCGGGCCGGTCCGGATGGACGTCGAACGCCATGTCGTCTCGGTGAACGGTGACACCATTACGTTGCCGCTGAAGGAATTCGACCTACTGGAATACCTGATGCGCAACAGTGGGCGGGTGCTGACCCGCGGACAGCTGATCGATCGGGTCTGGGGTGCGGACTACGTCGGCGACACCAAGACGCTCGACGTCCACGTCAAGCGGTTGCGGTCCAAGATCGAGGCCGATCCGGCCAATCCGGTGCACCTGGTGACGGTGCGGGGCTTGGGTTACAAGCTCGAGGGCTAGCGGGCGCCGACGATCTGGTCGGCGACCGCTAACGCCATCGCCATGATCGACACCTGCGGGTTCACCTCCGGGCAGCTGGGCAGGATTGACGCGTCGGCAACCCACACACCGTTGACGCCGCGCAGCCGGCCGGTCTCGTCGACCGGACAGAACTGCTCGTCGGCGCCGGCGGCCGCCGTGCCCGTGGGATGGAAGGCAGCCAGGTGCAGGCTGCGGGGGTGAGTTTGCCGCAACACGTCCTGCAGCGCGGGGAACGAGGTTGCGGTCATCGCGCCGGGCAGGCCGGTGAGCACCTCGACGGCGCCGGCGGCGAAGAGCAGCCGACCGATAGCCTCCTGCGCCACCCGCAACTTGGCGAGGTCGGCCTGGGCGATGTGGTACCGCACCAGCGTTTCGCCGCGCACCGCCAGCACCGAGCCGACGCCCTGATCGGCCACCAGCGCACCGAAGGTCGCGACCTGGGGTGCCCGGTCGAGCCAGCGCAGCAGCTCGGCTCCGTAGCCGGGGAAGATCATCGACCCCATGCCGGGCGGCGTTGAGGTCGCTTCGATCAGCACGCCGTCGGACTCGTGAAACTCGTGCACCGCAGCGCTTTGGAGCACGCCGCGCCACGCGTAAACATCGTCGTCGAAGCGCCCGGCGAGCATCGTCGCTGGATGCACCGCGAGGTTCCGGCCGAGCCGCGGATGTCCACCAAGGCCGCTGCGCCGCAACAGACCTGGCGTCTCGGTAGCACCGGCGGCCACCACGACGGCCTCGGCGAGCACGTCGATCGCGGTCCCATCAGGCCGGCGGGCACGCACCCCGCGAGCCCGTCCATATTCGTGCAGCACCCGTTCGACCCGCGCCTGCGAAACGATCCGCGCGCCGGCCGCGCAGGCCTGAGGCAGGGCGTTGAGGTGTACGCCGAATTTGGCGTTGCGCGGGCAGCCGATCGCGCACTGGCAGCAGCCTTCACAACCGGGCGCATTGCGCGGAATGGGAGCCGCTTGCCAGCCCAGCGACTTGGCGGCGTCCAGCAGCAGGTTCCCGTTGCGGCCCATGACGTCCAGCGGCACGGGCGCGACGCGCAGAGTGCGCTCCACCTCGTCAAGTTGGCCGGCCAACCGGTCCGGGTCGGCTAGCCCGAGGCCGAATTCGTCGCGCCAACGTCGCTGCACGGCAAGTGGCGGCCGGTAGCAGGTGCCGGAGTTGATGACGGTGGTGCCGCCGACCGCCCGCCCCATCGGTAGCATCACCGCCGGACGCCCCAGTGCGACGGTTGCCCCGGCGCCGCGGTACAGGCCGGAAAAGCGGTCGATTGGGTGGGTGGTACGGAATTCCTCGACCGTCCAGCGCCGCCCCTCTTCGAGCACAACGGTGTTCATGCCTGCCCGTGTCAGGGTGCGCGCCACCATCGCGCCGCCGGCGCCGGAGCCGACGACCACGGCATCGGTGGTAACGACGGACGGGCTCTCGCTCGACGAGGTGACGTTCAAGGCCGCGTCGGGGCGCGCAACGTCGTGTTGCTGCGCGCGGGAGAGCAATTCCTGCGCATAGGTGTCTGCGCCGTTGGCCAGCAGCACGATGGCCTTCAAGCCGTCCACGGCCGCGCCGGCATCCGGGCTCAGCACGGCGACCCGACGCAGCACCAGTTCCCGCTCGGCGGGCCCGAGCCGCGACAGCGATCGGCCGGTGGTCAGGTAGCTCGCCGCGGCCAGTGACAGCAGACCGACACGCACCGCCAGCCGCGAGGAGGTAGGCATTCGCATGACGTAGCGGTCGACGCGCTCGACCAACTCGGCCGCCGACGGACCGCCGCGCTCCTCGGGTAGTAACGCGGTGCCGAACGAAGCGGTAGCCCGATCGGCGAGACGGCTCATTTGCGGCGTCCGAGCCGCCGCCCGAGTTTGAGGAAAAACGGGTAGGTGGCGAAAATGGCGCCGGCCGTCGCGTGCAGCGGCCACTCGGCTTGCTCGGTCTCCACGCTGAAAACGCCGCTGTTCCACATGAAGTCGCGGCCGTTCTGCGAGCGGAACGGCCGCCAGAGCAGTCCTAGCCCGGGCACGTTGTTGTAGAGCCCAAACGATCCGGCGAAGAAGACGCCGAGGGTGGCCGCTTCGGCGACGTCGCGCCGCTCTTCGGGCAGCCGGCGCTCGATGAGCAGTCCAGCGATGACCAGCAGCGGTGGGTCGAGGGCGAAACTCACGACGGCGTCCTTTCGTTGACGGCCGGCGCGTGGGCGCCGCGCAGGCCGACTTCGGCGTGCCCGGTGCCCAGCACCGACCAGTGCCGGTCGTCGATATCGATATGGATGTCGGCCTGCTCGGTGTTGGTGCACACCGCTTTTCCCCCATCGGGATCGGTGTATTGCAGGCTCACACACCGCTCGGGCGGTTGGTCGACGCGGATCAGCACCTCGCGGCCGCCGATGCGCCCCTCCAGCTGCCAATGCTGCAAGCCGAGCGTGGTCCGCATCCGTAGCGACGGCAAAGTGCTTGCGGGCCAGTCTTTTCCGTCGATGCGGAAGCGAACGAACGCCATCGGCGCAAGCCGGCGTAGACCGGGTTTGTGCGAGACGGCGGTTACTGCTTCCACCACGTCGCCGTCACCGAGGTCGGCATGGATCCATCCCCAGCGCTTGGCGTTGCCGTGCCCGTAGATGTGGGCAACGCCGCCGCGCCAGCCGCCGACGGAATGGATTGTGTCGTCGACGGTCAGTGAGCCCGTGAAGTCGGCGGTGGGGGCCAGCACCACCTGGGCGCCCGGCAGCAGCTCGCGTTCCCACGCCACACATGGAAATGTCCACAGTGGCGCCGTCGGGTCCTTCCAGGACAGCTCCCATGCCAGGGATCCCGCCCGCCCGGTCAGCTCGTGCGGCCCCACTCGTGCCCCCGCGTTGTCGAACCAGGCTGCCCCGGTCGCGGGCTGAGCGGGCTCCGGTCCGAAGCGCTCGGTGCGCGGCGTGCCGTCGGGTGGAAACCAGGTTGTCCAGCCGTGGGCATACGGAACACCGGAGGTCGGGGCGACGGTCTCGCAGTGAACCCAGAGGCCGGCACGGGTCAGCGGATTCGAGAGGGTGGCGTACCAAACCTCCAACCGGCCGGCCTTACCCCGCCAACGCGGCGCGCTGGCCGAGCGCAGTTCATCGTCCACCCGGCCAGCCTACTATATTGGTTGAGCCAATGAACCAATCACTCAAGATTCAGCCGCCGAATCGTCAGCGTGTGGACGAGCAGATCGCCACGTCGATCGCCGACGCGATCCTCGATGGAGTTTTCCCGCCCGGCTCGGCGTTGCCGCCCGAGCGCGAGCTCGCAGAGCAGTTGGGTGTCAACCGCACATCGTTGCGCCAGGGCCTGGCCCGGCTGCAGCAGATGGGTCTTATCGAGGTCCGCCACGGCAGTGGCAGCGTGGTCTGTGACCCCCAGAGCCTCACTCATCCCGCGGTGGTTGAGGCGTTGGTCCGCAAACTGGGCCCGGACTTCCTCGTCGAGTTGCTTGAGATCCGCGCCGCGTTGGGCCCGTTGATCGGCCGGTTAGCGGCCGACCGGAACACGCCCGAGGATTCCGACGCGTTGCGTGTGGCGCTCGCGGTGGTGCAAGAGGCGAACACCCCCGCAGAGCGGCAGGCGGCCGATCTCGCCTACTTCCGGGTGCTCATTCACAGCACCCGCAACCGCGCATTGGGGTTGCTGTATCGCTGGGTCGAGCAAGCCTTCGGCGGCCGCGAGCACGAACTCACCGGAGCCTACAACGACGCCGCGCCAGTGGTGGCCGATCTGCGGGCGATCACCGAGGCGGTCGTTTCGGGCGACGGCGAAAATGCCGCCGGGACCGTCGAGGCGTATCTGAACGCCAGCGCGTTGCGCATGGTGGCGGCCTACACGAACGGCGGCTAGTTTGGCCGAGCAGACGCAAAAGCCCCCAAAACAGGCCAGTTTTGGGGGCTTTTGCGTCTGCTCGGCCTAGCTACCTGGCCGCTCGCGTTGCGGGATGCACGGCAACCAGCCCCAATTTGCTGCGGCGTTTGCACATTGCCGCCAATTCACCGTAAGCCTTCTCGCCCAGCAGTTCGGTGAGTTCGTCGGCCAGGCTTTCCCACACCTGCTTGGCGCCGACGTGGGCGGCGGGATCGCCGGTGCAATACCAATGCAGGTCCGCGCCCCCGGCGCCCCAGCCGCGGCGATCGTATTCGGTGAGGGTGGTCTTGAGGATCTCCGTGCCGTCCGGCCGGGTCACCCACTCCTGGCTACGCCGGATCGGCAATTGCCAGCAGACGTCGGGTTTCATCGTCAGCGGCGCCACGCCCAGCTTGAGGGCCTTGCTGTGCAGCGCGCAGCCGGCGCCGCCTTTGAACCCTGGCCGGTTCAAAAAGATGCAGGCGTCCTTGTGTTTGCGGGTGCGAAACTGGGACTGGCCATCATGCTCGTCGAGCTCCAGGTACCCCTTGCGGCCCAAGCCTTTCTCGCGAAATTGCCAATCGTCGGTGGTGAGCTTTTTGACCGCGTCGTCCAACCGGGCGCGATCGTCATCGTCGGAGAGGAACGCGCCGTGCGAGCAACATCCGTCGTGCGGCCGGCCCGCGACGGTGCCCTGGCAGGCCGGCGTGCCGAAGACGCACGTCCAGTGCGACAGCAACCAGGTGAGGTCGGCTGCGATCAGATGCTCAGGATTGTCGGGGTCGTAGAACTCCACCCATTCGCGGGCGAAGTCCAATTCGACCTCTTGTCGCGGGCGCGAATTTGCCACGGTGTCAACGTTAGACCAAGATTTGCGCCTCGATTGCGGGTCGGGTGCACGGGTCGCGACACGCCGGAATCTTCGCCCGGCTAGTTTGTGTTTCGTGCGATTGGGCGTGCTGGACGTGGGGAGCAATACGGTCCACCTGCTGGTGGTCGACGCTCATCGTGGTGGGCATCCGACACCGATGAGTTCGACGAAGGCCACGCTGCGGCTGTCCGAGGCCACCGACAGCTCGGGCAAGATCACCAAGCGTGGCGCCGACAAGCTGGTTTCCACGATCGACGAATTCGCCAAGATCGCGGTCAGCTCCGGTTGTGCCGAGTTGATGGCCTTCGCCACATCCGCGGTCCGAGATGCCGAGAATTCCGATGACGTGCTCGCCCGGGTGCGCAAAGAGACCGGTGTCGAGCTGCAGGTGCTGCGCGGTGTCGACGAGTCGCGACTGACCTTCCTGGCGGTGCGCCGGTGGTTCGGGTGGAGCGCGGGACGCATCATCAACCTCGACATCGGTGGTGGATCGCTGGAGTTGTCCAGCGGCGTGGACGAGGAGCCCGAGGTCGCGTTGTCGCTGCCGCTGGGTGCCGGGCGGTTGACGCGCGAATGGCTGCCTGACGATCCGCCCGGGCGCCGCCGGGTGGCGATGCTGCGTGATTGGCTGGACGCCGAGGTTGCGGAGGCCAGCGCGACCGTCCTGGAAGCCGGCGAGCCCGATCTCGCGGTGGCGACGTCGAAGACGTTCCGGTCGTTGGCGCGCCTCACCGGCGCCGCCCCGTCGGCCGACGGGCCGCGGGTAAAGAGAACCTTGACGGCCAACGGTCTGCGGCAACTAATTGCATTTATCTCTAGGATGACGGCGGTTGACCGTGCAGAACTGGAAGGAGTCAGCGCCGAGCGCGCACCGCAGATCGTGGCGGGCGCTCTGGTGGCCGAGGCGAGCATGCGAGCGCTGTCGATAGAAACGGTGGATATCTGCCCGTGGGCGCTACGGGAAGGTCTCATCTTGCGCAAACTCGACAGTGAAGCCGACGGAACTGCTCTCGTCGAGACTTCGGTGCGCGATGCTAAAGGTCAGGTAGTTGATCGGAACGCGGCCAACCGATCGAGAGGCAATAAACCATGACCGAACCACACTCCGAGACAGCGAACTCCGAGGACTCTAGCCGGCAGATCTCGGTGGCCGAATTGCTGGCCAGGAATGGAAACGTCGGTGCTCCGGCCGTCTCCCGGCGGCGGCGCCGCCGGCGGGGCGACAGCGACGCAATCACGGTCGCGGAGCTAACCGGCGAAATCCCGATCATCCGTGACGAGCATGACCAGAAGGCCAAGCCACGAGCCGAGGTTGTCGTCGAGCCGGCCCCGCAACCTGCCCCTGAGCCGGTCTCAGAACCGACCAAGACGGTGTACTGGTCTGAACCCGAACCTCGCTGGCCTAGGTCCGAGCCGGTCCCTCGACGCGCGTCCGGGCCGGAGCGGAGTGAATATCCAAGGCCGCTGCGCCACACCGGGTCGAGCGAAGCCGAGCTTGCCGGGCAGCAATCCGGTGCCGAGCACATGAACCCCGATCCGGTGGAGCACTACGGCGATACCTCCGTGGACGTCATGGACACCGAGGTTCGCGACGTGGAATCGGCGGCCGAGGATTCTGCGTACGTGCGTTCCTACCTGCAGGCCGACGAAGGAACACTGTTCGGCGGGCAGTCGATCGCCGATGAGATGGCTCGCCGGCGCGGCCAGGAGCAGACCCAGGCGCTGCTCGAAGAGGATCTCGCAGACGAAGCTCAGGTCGCTCGCCGCGCGCCGCGGACGATCACGGCATTGTGGCACGCAACGGTGATCGTGTTTCAATCGATCCTGGCCGTTGTGTTCGGCGCCGGGCTGTTCATCGCCTTCGATCAGCTGTGGCGTTGGAACAGCATCGTGGCACTGGTGCTTTCGGTATTGGTCATCCTGGGCCTAGTGGTCGGCGTGCGCGTCGTCCGCAAGACCGAGGACATCGCCAGTACGTTGATCGCGGTTGCGGTAGGGGCGTTGATCACCCTAGGACCGCTGGCACTGTTGCAATCGGGCTAGGCGCCGGCAGCCTTGCGCCCAGCCATCAAAGTCGGTTTATCGACGGCCTCGGTGTACCCGTTGCGGGCGGAGGCCGCATTTGAGTATGCGGCCAGGCTCGGCTATGACGGCGTCGAGCTGATGGTGTGGGGCGAGTCGGTCAGCCAGGACATCCATGCCGTCAAGAAGCTGTCGCGCCGCTACCGCATGCCGGTGTTGTCCGTGCACGCGCCCTGCCTGCTGATCTCGCAGCGGGTGTGGGGTGCCAATCCGATCCTCAAGTTAGACCGCAGTGTGCGGGCCGCCGAACAGCTGGACGCCCAAACGGTCGTCGTGCACCCACCGTTTCGGTGGCAACGGCGTTACGCCGAGGGATTCAGCGAACAGGTTGCCGCCCTAGAGGCATCCAGCGACGTGGTGGTGGCGGTGGAAAACATGTTTCCCTTTCGGGCCGATCGATTCTTCGGGGCCGATCAGTCCCGCGAACGCATGCGCAGGCGCGGCGGCGGCCCGGGTCCGGCGATTTCG is a genomic window containing:
- a CDS encoding sensor histidine kinase: MTVFSALLLAAVLSAAALAVGVAAGTRLSSRIVQRRQRVATESTGITVAQMLQRIVALMPVGVAVVDSHRDVVYLNDRARELGLVRDRQLDDQAWQAAKQALSGDEVEFDLPPGKRPSGRSGLAVHGQARLLSEEDRRFAVVFANDHSDYARMEATRRDFVANVSHELKTPVGAMALLAEALLASADDSDTVRRFAEKVLIEANRLGDMVAELIELSRLQGAERLSNVTDVDVDTIVSEAISRHKVAADNARIDVRTDAPSGLRVLGDQTLLVTALANLVSNAIAYSPPGSPVSISRRRRGDNIEIAVTDRGIGIALEDQERVFERFFRGDKARSRATGGSGLGLAIVKHVAANHNGTIGVWSKPGTGSTFTLSIPASSAATAPDHVEPEGDDEQPEQSQRRDVRPNRSQREEELSR
- the regX gene encoding two-component sensory transduction protein RegX: MTSVLIVEDEESLADPLAFLLRKEGFEATVVTDGPAALAEFDRAGADIVLLDLMLPGMSGTDVCKQLRARCSVPVIMVTARDSEIDKVVGLELGADDYVTKPYSARELIARIRAVLRRGGDDDSEIGDGVLESGPVRMDVERHVVSVNGDTITLPLKEFDLLEYLMRNSGRVLTRGQLIDRVWGADYVGDTKTLDVHVKRLRSKIEADPANPVHLVTVRGLGYKLEG
- a CDS encoding GMC family oxidoreductase → MSRLADRATASFGTALLPEERGGPSAAELVERVDRYVMRMPTSSRLAVRVGLLSLAAASYLTTGRSLSRLGPAERELVLRRVAVLSPDAGAAVDGLKAIVLLANGADTYAQELLSRAQQHDVARPDAALNVTSSSESPSVVTTDAVVVGSGAGGAMVARTLTRAGMNTVVLEEGRRWTVEEFRTTHPIDRFSGLYRGAGATVALGRPAVMLPMGRAVGGTTVINSGTCYRPPLAVQRRWRDEFGLGLADPDRLAGQLDEVERTLRVAPVPLDVMGRNGNLLLDAAKSLGWQAAPIPRNAPGCEGCCQCAIGCPRNAKFGVHLNALPQACAAGARIVSQARVERVLHEYGRARGVRARRPDGTAIDVLAEAVVVAAGATETPGLLRRSGLGGHPRLGRNLAVHPATMLAGRFDDDVYAWRGVLQSAAVHEFHESDGVLIEATSTPPGMGSMIFPGYGAELLRWLDRAPQVATFGALVADQGVGSVLAVRGETLVRYHIAQADLAKLRVAQEAIGRLLFAAGAVEVLTGLPGAMTATSFPALQDVLRQTHPRSLHLAAFHPTGTAAAGADEQFCPVDETGRLRGVNGVWVADASILPSCPEVNPQVSIMAMALAVADQIVGAR
- a CDS encoding FadR/GntR family transcriptional regulator, translated to MNQSLKIQPPNRQRVDEQIATSIADAILDGVFPPGSALPPERELAEQLGVNRTSLRQGLARLQQMGLIEVRHGSGSVVCDPQSLTHPAVVEALVRKLGPDFLVELLEIRAALGPLIGRLAADRNTPEDSDALRVALAVVQEANTPAERQAADLAYFRVLIHSTRNRALGLLYRWVEQAFGGREHELTGAYNDAAPVVADLRAITEAVVSGDGENAAGTVEAYLNASALRMVAAYTNGG
- a CDS encoding Ppx/GppA phosphatase family protein; the protein is MRLGVLDVGSNTVHLLVVDAHRGGHPTPMSSTKATLRLSEATDSSGKITKRGADKLVSTIDEFAKIAVSSGCAELMAFATSAVRDAENSDDVLARVRKETGVELQVLRGVDESRLTFLAVRRWFGWSAGRIINLDIGGGSLELSSGVDEEPEVALSLPLGAGRLTREWLPDDPPGRRRVAMLRDWLDAEVAEASATVLEAGEPDLAVATSKTFRSLARLTGAAPSADGPRVKRTLTANGLRQLIAFISRMTAVDRAELEGVSAERAPQIVAGALVAEASMRALSIETVDICPWALREGLILRKLDSEADGTALVETSVRDAKGQVVDRNAANRSRGNKP
- a CDS encoding sugar phosphate isomerase/epimerase family protein — translated: MRPAIKVGLSTASVYPLRAEAAFEYAARLGYDGVELMVWGESVSQDIHAVKKLSRRYRMPVLSVHAPCLLISQRVWGANPILKLDRSVRAAEQLDAQTVVVHPPFRWQRRYAEGFSEQVAALEASSDVVVAVENMFPFRADRFFGADQSRERMRRRGGGPGPAISAFAPSYDPLDGNHEHYTLDLSHTATAGTDALAMARRMASGLVHLHLCDGSGLPADEHMVPGRGTQPTAEVCQMLASGGFAGHVILEVSTSSARSANERESMLAESLQFARTHLLR